The following is a genomic window from Oncorhynchus keta strain PuntledgeMale-10-30-2019 unplaced genomic scaffold, Oket_V2 Un_contig_18594_pilon_pilon, whole genome shotgun sequence.
TGTCACACAGGGGCTTCACCTGTCCCCAATTCACCCAGCCTTGTTCACAGCCCTGTTACAGAACAATCCCAATGTCACACAGGGGCTTCACCTGTCCCCAATTCACCCAGCCTTGTTCACAGCCCTGTTACAGAACAATCCCAATGTCACACAGGGGCTTCACCTGTCCCCAATTCACCCAGCCTTGTTCACGGCCCTGTTACAGAACAATCCCAATGTCGCTCTAGTGTAGCCTAGTCTGACTGCTGCCGCAACTCAAACCACGCAAATCCTCTACACCACACTGCGCCACTCAAAACCCTTATCCCACCCACCAGgctctgacagagagagggggaggtaagaGAGAGACAAATGCTTTCAGCAGACATGGAGCCCAAAGACTAAACCAGACAGACAAATTTACTAGCTGGGTGATAAAATGcaaagcagaagagagagagaacgagagagaatcaaataaataaaataactgtCAATCATATCTTTcagagacaagacaaacacactcAGTAGATTTCCATTACAGACTTATGTGTCCTATATCTCACACTCAAAACGtgtaaacgcacacacacaagacacacacacaccacaaggaAGGAGGACAGAGTTTGTAAATGAAGGAAGCGCAGCCTCTTCGCCTCtgctctgtcttcctctgaccCAACACTGACACATACACAGTACTTCAACAATGAAtcaagggaagagaagggaaatGGCTGTGGCTCAGATCCATGGGATTGggtttcttcctcctctctctctagctgtcaaaaatggcaccctattccctttatagtgcactacctttgatcagggctctggttaaaagtagtgcactataaagaaaATAGGTTGCAATTTGGCACTCCTCTCTGTTCACATCCTCTGCATTATTCACTGATGACGACACGATGGCTGTGTCCCAgaactccctacatagtgcaccatttcctacatagtgcactacttttgagtcgGTGCACCAgcctaaatagggaatagtgtgtaatttgggacgcagactctCGCTACTGCTCACTTAGCCATTGCCTCTGagatctcagtgtgtgtgtcttagcTGCAGGGCAGACAAGGCAGAGTCACCTCCCTCACAAATTCCTTTACTCTGATTACTAACATCTCTGTGATAAGCCCCAGAGCTCAGGGCTGACTGAAGGATTACgtcagagcagagggagagaaagacctCCAGTATGACCTCTTAGTCCATTACTGTGTTGTAATATAGAATAAATCGGGTCAATTTACATCTTCTACATTCTTTATGGCAGTTttttcagtgtgtctgtgtgtgtgtgtggtgtcgcGCACGCGTGTCGCTGTGTGTGTAGGCCTAGACTTTCCTTGGCGCAGGTCCTGGACCTGTAGCATAATGGAAGAAGGAAGGCGAGCCAAGTGTAAGTGAAGAGTCTACATGACAACCAGTTTAAGGGCCATTAGAGCAGCACTTTgtgtctacgtcccaaatggagccctattcacgatttagtgcactacaaatagggctctggtgaaaagtactgcactgtatagggaataggtttctgTTTGGGCAGCAAAACTCTGCTGTCTACTCTCCACTACGACACAAGGTCACACAGACCCGATAGGAACCACAGGAAACACgtcagcgagggagagagagggaaaagaaagagagaagaagagagacggATGGCTAGTGGAATGGGGTGTTGCGCAAACTGTGAGTCAGGTTCTGTTTCTATCACTCACAATGAAGAACGTGTCTCCTAAAATGAGAGTTTACAGGTCTCCTCCACTGAGTTACAATAACACTGCTTTGTTTccactgtcctgtcctctctctgacatcttagagagagagagagagagagagagagagagagagagagagagagagagagagagagagagagagagagagagagagagagagagagagagagagagagagagagagagagagagagagagagagagagagagagagagagagagagagagagagagagagagagagagagagagagagagagagatgagactcGTGAGGTGAAAGCGAGAGAAAGCACAAAAGATTTTTAAAAAGCCGAGAGAATAAGCTCAGAGCAAATATAATCTTTAGTGGCCCTGTTTTATCTAGCAGCAATCTCTTCTCTGCCTACTTGCACCATTATAATTCCTGTGAAAGGAAAACCAAATCGAGACATGAGATATATATGAATGAGACTCATGCGATACATGTGAAAGCGAGAGAAAGCACTGAAAGAAAAAAGCTACGAGAGCGAGTACTCAGAGCATatacggtgcattcagaaagtattcagaccccttgactttttccccattttggtaAGTTACAGCCTcaatctaaaatggattcaatagatattcccccctcatcaatctatgcacaataccccataacgacaaaacaaacaggtttttagaaatgcttgtactgaaaaaaaaaacaatgtacTGAAATATCCCATTTacctgtattcagaccctttactaagtactttgttgaagcacctttggcagcgattacagcctcaagtcttcctgggtatgaagctacaggctaggcacacctgtatttggagagtttctcccattcttctctgcagatcctctcaagctctgtcaggttggatggggagtgtcgctgcacagctattttctggtctctccagagatgttcgatcaggtgcAAGTcaagctctggctgggcaactcaaggacattcagagacttgtcccgaagccactcctgcgttgtcatggctgtgtgcttagggtttgTCCTCTTGGAaaatgaaccttcaccccagacCGAGGTCCTgagcctaatctatggatttcacgactgggaatacagatggtCAAAGAtactagggatgcacgatatatcggtgaacataatagaatcggacgatattagctaaaaatgcctaCATCGGTATTGgctgatgtctagtttaacgcgatgtgcaaaatataataataataataaataaataaactgatGTCAAAGCTGCCGTGCATatctatataacgtaggtagatgacgtgcatacctatataacgtaggtagatgacgtgcatacctatataacgtaggtagatgacgtgcatacctatataacgtaggtacgtgcatacctatataacgtaggtacatgacgtgcatacctatataacgtaggtacatgacgtgcatacccatataacgtaggtagatgacgtgcatacctatataacgtaggtagatgacgtgcatacctatataacgtaggtagatgacgtgcatacctatataacgtaggtagatgacgtgcatacctatataacgtaggtacatggcgtacatacctatataacgtaggtacatgacgtacatacctatataacgtaggtacatgacgtgcatacctatataacgtaggtagatgacgtgcatacctatataacgtaggtagatgacgtgcatacctatatataacgtaggtagatgacgtgcatacctatataacgtaggtagatgacgtgcatacctatatataacgtaggtagatgacgtgcatacctatatataacgtaggtagatgacgtgcatacctatatataacgtaggtagatgacgtgcatacctatataacgtaggtagatgacgtgcatacctatatataacgtaggtagatgacgtgcatacctatatataacgtaggtagatgacgtgcatacctatatataacgtaggtacatgacataATGACAACACGTAATGTAGAGCTACacctgcaacacagcattcctaacctagtccacaatgtctgctgtggatcgagcagtcaacaagtccagCAGTCATTTGAAGAGTAACAACATTTCGAGACAACTCAATGTCAAAAATCCCTTATAGCCAAGATAaaggaattcattgcccttgacaatcaacgtTCTCTGTCGTTTGTGATGTTGGCTTTCACCGACTGgttgagcaccggtacacactaccaagtgttCCATTTTCAGACGTTGCCCTTCCCTTAGTTACACAGTAACACAGCGTCACTGCTACtagcttcacgacatacatactatggaacgccgtttgggtctttgtgtgTCAAAGAAGATACAGTAGCTTTTGCCAAAGCTGTACAAAcagtctgcaaacaagcaaacaccggccacgaacAATGTGTTTACAACTCCGCGTTGGTAATGAAGCATCATTTTAAAACAGAGTTTAGCTTATCTCCAGAACTTCTCATAAATAACTTAACGTTCCACAAAGCTTAGCTGACTGCAGTCTCACAGCTCACAGTCATATCCCTGTGCCCTAATTCTATACAAAGGAAGATGAAATAAAGAACAGAGTTCGCAGCTGACAAAGGATTTAAATTGCAAATATCAGTCAAGTATAAAGGGGTAGACTAAGTCATTAAAAGTGACTGCCTTTGAAAAGCAACACATCCCTTTGAAAACGGCCTGTGGaatcgatatgagtcagaaacactTATTCTAGTGTCCAAATTTACTACAGAGTGTAAATACAGGATGAAGTCAGTCAGTTATTCTAGTGCCCAAATTTACTACAGGTGTAAATAGGATGAAGTTATCCAGAGTGTGTAAATAGGATGAAGTCAGTCAGTTATTCTAGTGCCCAAATTTACTACAGAGTGTAAATAGGATGAAGTCAGTCAGTTATTCTAGTGCCCAAATTTACTGCAGGTGTAAATTGGATGAAGTCAGTCCAGTGTAACCAAATAGGATGAAGTCAGTTATTCAGTACCCAAATTTACTACAGAGTGTAAATAGGATAAAGTCAGTCAGTTATTCTAGTGCCCAAATTTACTACAGAGTGTAAACAGGATGAAGTCAGTCAGTTATTCTAGTGCCCAAATTTACTCAGTTATTCTTGTGCCCAAAATTTACTACAGAGTGTAAATAGGATGAGTCAGTTATTCTAGTGCCCAAATTTACTCAGAGTGTTATTCAGTTAGTGCCCAAATTTACTACAGAGTGTAAATAGGATGAAGTCAGTCAGTTATTCTAGTGCCCAAAATTTACTGCAGAGTGTAAATAGGATGAGTCCAGTTATTCTAGTGCCCAAATTTACTACAGAGTGTAAAGTCGTTATTCTGGTGCCCAAATTTACTACAGAGTGTAAATGGGATGAAGTCAGTCAACATCAGAGTGTAAATAGGATGCGCGTCTGGGTTGGAACACCGGGTAAATGAAGGTTGGGGGTGTCCACTAACATAGGGTGAACAGCTGTGTAGACTGCCCTCTACCCAATAgcatagacagtgagacagacccaCCCAGCAGCTCGGACACATAAGAACACGTAGCACATTTAGTTTACTTGGGAAATATTGCATCAATCACCTTTGATGGATGAAAAATTGTGCATCTAAAACATCCTCGGCCAAAATGTAAAAATGAATTACAGATTTCTGAGGACGTTGAGAAATTAAATGGGCTTCCTACAATAATGTCTCATGAGGACAAACACCATCAACCAAAAGTGGAAATCTGTCAGGAGACACACCTCTAAGACTGAAATCTAGTCTTTCTAATGAGCAACAGAAAAACACACGTGCCAAACAGCGTGTTCAGGCTCTTTAAGATACTATCATTGGTAGAAAAATGATCAGCCTAGAAAGTCATACAAAAACCTCAACTTAAGAGAAAGACATTTCAAAGTAACGTTTGGTTAAATCTGGCCCCAAACACGGGCCTCCCGAGTGGAACAGCGGTCTAAGGGGCACTGCACTGCAGtgtttgaggcgtcactacagatttgggttcgatcccgggttgTGTCGCAGCGGGCGGTGCACAACTGGCCCAGAGTCATCCGGGTTAGGTGGAGGTTTGGCCAGCTGGGAtgtcttgtcccatcgtgctctagcgactccttgtggcggctgGCTCATGACGCTGACATCGGGTCGCCAGtaatacagtgtttcctccgacacattggtgaggctggcttctAGGTTAAGTGAGCTGTGTGTCAAGAAGCATTGAGGCTTGAGCGGTTTTTGTGTTTCGGAGGAGGCGTGGctctcttgaccttcgcctctcccgaatccatacgggagttgcagcgatgggaaaaGACTAACTTGCCGCCGCCACCCCAACAAAAAAGTGTATTAATAGATAAAAACAATTCTGGCCTCAAACATAGACAATCTGCATTGAGAAAGAGACCATAGAAATTCTCTCTCTCAAGTCCAGCATGAATGGCATTAGAATAACGCTCAAAGGTGCTCGGTCCCTCCCCTCTACTTAGCCTGGCTTGGTGCTCAAAACCTGAAATTCCCTCTAAAACCGACTGCCTACAAGgtaacatcccaaatggcaccctattcccccgtTGAGTGCACTATTCTGGccaaagccctatgggccttgcCACCTTTGTCAACAGTAGTGCAATAAAtaggagccatttgggatgcaccctagATTATTCTTCCTCATTTTCCCCACTGTCCCCCAAGCCCAGAAAACATTGACCAATTAAAAAGTGGTTTCCTTCTAGAGTTCCTCCACCCAACAACCAGCTCTCAGCCCTGTGGCCTACAAAAAGGACAGAGGGCCACTGCAGCATACAAGGCCAGgcactcctctctctgtgtgtctgtgtgtgtgtgtgtgtgtgtctgtgtgtgtctgtgtgtgtgtgtgtgtgtgtgtccacttcCCCTTTTCATtctgctccctctctttgtcAAAGGCAAACATTGTCATCAACCCCTCGCTGCGCCTACTCATGACCACGGCCCCACTGCCtccgctcctccctccctcctctttaaTTCCCCCCATCCTTCTTTCATTCCCTCCGGGATGAGACTGCTAGTTCAGCTATTGAGGATGCCCATCACCCCCACAACTCTTCATGATGCACAAAGCAGTCGTCGACCAATTCCAGATGCTCTCATGACGCCACGCCCACCCAGGCAGCGTGTGTAACCCCACTCCCACTACTTCATCCCATGTCAGTAGAAGTGCATAGTCTGTTTTACAAAACTGTCTGACAAACACTAACATCCATAGGACTACCCAGCCAGCAGGGCAAATAGAAGTCTTAACCCTACATGCAATGTACATTACGTTACCTGTGGTTAGAGTGGATACACACATTTACGTAACATTACCTGTGGTTAGAGTGGATACACACATTTACGTAACATTACGTTACCTGTGGTTAGAGTGGATACACACATTTACGTAACATTACGTTACCTGTGGTTAGAGTGGATACACACATTTACGTAACATTACGTTACCTGTGGTTAGAGTGGATACACACATTTACGTAACATTACGTTACCTGTGGTTAGAGTGGATACACACATTTACGTAACATTACGTTACCTGTGGTTAGAGTGGATACACACATTTACGTAACATCACATTAATCTACAGACCAGGAGCTCTTTATAGTTATTAAACATTCACTATTAGATGAGCTGCCTGGATGATGCTTGAAGGGGCACATGCAATCAGCCGCAACCAGGCGACTGAGTGATGTGATTCAATTCCGTGGTTGTGGATTATAGGGGAGGACTGTGATTGGACAGTTTTCTAGTATCTGAGCCCAACTGACTGTATGACTAACAAGTTGTAGCGTAAGTCTTAGTGACAACAACCGTTGAAAGCACCATCTCTGGcacagagctgagaccagagctCAGTCACAACTCAAACATCTCTTTGAAAGAAAAGGTGGCAGAACAAGTGAATTTCAGCAGAGGGAGAAACAGCACCTTGTGACTCCAACACAGGAGGAAAACAGCTTCATTGCAGTGACCCGACCGCACTTTAAATGAGAACCTACTGAGTTTCATTAACAACATGGTTAACACGGACCCCCTGTAATGCGTTCCAAATGGTGCCCTTTTCCCATTACTGTGCCCCTGAGGCTCTGGTCAATGTGGTCgattatacagggaatagggtgccattagagaCACACCCCCTGAGTTACAGCTGTTTAACCCCAAGGTGTTATTTTTAAACTAACCTCCGACCCTGCTTACCTGACCCCCAAACTGAGGCTCCTTCGTGGAGGGATTTGTGAGTTAGTTATCAGTGACCGTATCACAGAGCCAAGGAACCAACTGCTCCTTCCACCACGTGAGCGAGAGCTGTGCTAGATTCTAAACGGAGCTGTGAATTCAGCTAAGATCCAGTCatatgactggctggctgccAAACTTTAAACTTTCTAACGgacatgttcctctctctctctccaggcttcTTCAATTAATGACCCACATTAAGCACTATGGGAACCATGACCACAAAAACAACTTCTTGTACAGAATAAGAATGTAGAAACTAGCAACAACATCCTGTGTgccattctgtctgtctgggctttTGCATCAGCACCTGCAAGTTGCACCCTTGCTGGGCATCATCTTACCTCAGCGCTGCTCTGACATCATCCATCTGTCAACCCTGTGTGATCTTTATCAGACGAGGTACTAGCAAGCTACATCCTTCCTTCTGCACCTTATCTGTGTCTTCATACCTGGGATATTTAGTGGACGCCAATCTACTTAGGTACTTTAGTTTGCCACTACAATAGGCAGCGGAGGAAGAATTGAGAGAGTATAATAAAACACTGTGTAAAATGTTACTCCGAGCAGAGAGTAAGGAAGTAAAGAAGGATAGTAAATGATTGGGTTGTGTCGTACCTGCAGTTCGCACCACGCCACCTCCACTGTCGTCTCCGTATCCAGGCCCTTGTAGACCGTCTTGAAGGATCCGCGTCCGATCTCGATGTCAAACTTCAGGAAGCGTCCATCCAGCGAGGTCCCTATGGCCTTGGTCTCCACTTCCTCTATGTCGTCCTGAACCTTTTTCTCTGCTTCCCTCTTCTGCTCCTCTAATAGGGCCTTCGCcgcccccttctccttctcctctcgcATCTCCTCTGTAACACTACCGCTCTCCTCCTCCGCGGGCTCCCCGCTTTACTGGGCGACACCTCCTCCATTCCAGGAGCCTCTGCGGCGGCTAACGACAACAGcttctttcctttctctccgCCGCAAACATCCAATACTGCCGTGCATGGCTTTATCTGCACTACCGTACCATCCACTCTAGTACCGCCACCAACACTGGGCCCTAATACCGCACTACAAggcccctcccctccttcctcatcTGCTTCCACCTCGGCCACCGCCAGGCACGGCTCGGGTACCACCACAGAGGGGACAGCCAGGGAGAGCCAGCCCAGGCTGGGGGGCTCGCAGTCGGGCGGGGAGGTGAGGATGACGGCCTTGCTGGGGAGGTCTAAGGCGGTGGCGTTCGAGTCACAGATGACGCTGCGCCGGAAGAAGCGATGTTCGGCCTGTTTGGGGTCGCGGTCCATGGTGTGGCGGCGTCGGCGGACACCGTCGGTCCCCAAATTCTCACCAAGGTACGTGTCCGAGCTGGAACCATTCACATTCTTGGGTGGTGGAGGGAAAGGGGCTAGGAACTTGTCTGTTTCCGACATCTTGTTTTTATTCCAGGAGTGTGAGTGagcaatgagaaaaaaaatctaaataatgAGGTATAAATAAATTACAAGGAAGAACAAAAAACTTGAAAAAGTAACTGTAAACCTCAACCAACAATAAACCAAAACTTTTGTTGTGAAGAACAGAACACCTGTCGTGTTTGA
Proteins encoded in this region:
- the LOC127920196 gene encoding serine/threonine-protein kinase WNK1-like, whose product is MSETDKFLAPFPPPPKNVNGSSSDTYLGENLGTDGVRRRRHTMDRDPKQAEHRFFRRSVICDSNATALDLPSKAVILTSPPDCEPPSLGWLSLAVPSVVVPEPCLAVAEVEADEEGGEGPCSAVLGPSVGGGTRVDGTVVQIKPCTAVLDVCGGEKGKKLLSLAAAEAPGMEEVSPSKAGSPRRRRAVVLQRRCERRRRRGRRRPY